A portion of the Malania oleifera isolate guangnan ecotype guangnan chromosome 3, ASM2987363v1, whole genome shotgun sequence genome contains these proteins:
- the LOC131150489 gene encoding putative disease resistance protein RGA3 translates to MEIDQFKVGRISFAFVHSFAFAFEDQSFLAVAHRIQSKETNMAAEMVLSFATEEVLRKVGSLASEEIKLAWGFKGELKNLEDSLKKIQAVLHDAQKRQVREKTVQIWLKDLEEIAYDAEDVLTEFSYEMLRRQVEIQNQFMKKVRYFCSFSSPIVFLIKMAQKVRNVNISLEKSKNDANSFGLILMSSKDPISQIRASRETNSAIDDSKFGRENDVLTIVNKVTGSCSNGLSVIPIVGMGGIGKTTLAQLIYNDERVKEHFDARIWVCVSENFDVKRILKEILESLTNKNGGIENLDTILRNIKDKLEGKKYLLVLDDVWNEDENKWEDFRSRLLPLSSKKVGSNIVVTTRSDQVASIMKTLSPHHLGKLSEENCRAIFEQKAFVDGGALKTQDFIDIGRGIVKKCGGVPLAAKVLGGIMRFKREKQEWLSILESERWNLPESEDGIIAALKLSFDNLPSASLKQCFAYTAIFPKDYVIERVKLIQLWMAQGFLESSQKCSLVMEDKGNEYFKILLQNSLFQDVERDEYGDIETCKMHDLVHDLAQSVSKSEILVLEGGYQVNEIPAVRHLSLTDYEEGKHIVGKDNGKKLRTLILSGVVNVSDEVLVNSKCLRVLDLSRSDIKVLPDSVGKLKHLKCLGISRTKIGRLPDSITKLYHLQTLDMEYCYEMQELPKEMRALINLRHLGLDPINAVRIMMDGPIEMRRLIHLRTLPVFVVGRGRGRRIEELEPLKELRGQLWICDLQHVRGKEEAEKANLKGKKNIETLVLQWGNDDEVGIGDYDDEVLEGLQPHLDLKRLIIKGFWGIAVSPSWMAKLLNLQVLEIGSCPKLKSILSPNLEGFPPFLRELKVYRCEELTSLQFCTSLKTLSIRECPNLESVPADLLKLHSLSDLSIWKCKRLSSLPEGLLCCLPDLKRLEIGWLNEKLDSFPSLLCSTNHGHHHCHHQFQLEELLLYGWRKLKSLPNHEHEQLLLPRLSSLQFLAIEEFRGLEALPGLLPKNLRHLFLSHCKINKRLVESVRSVAKSRNLTVEYWPKP, encoded by the coding sequence ATGGAAATTGACCAATTTAAAGTAGGACGGATTTCATttgcatttgttcattcatttGCATTTGCTTTTGAGGATCAGTCTTTTCTAGCTGTTGCTCATCGAATTCAAAGCAAGGAAACTAATATGGCAGCTGAAATGGTTCTCAGTTTTGCAACAGAGGAAGTATTAAGGAAGGTGGGTTCACTGGCATCTGAAGAAATAAAGCTTGCGTGGGGTTTCAAGGGCGAGCTCAAAAATCTTGAAGATTCACTGAAAAAGATTCAAGCTGTACTGCATGATGCCCAAAAACGACAAGTGAGGGAAAAGACTGTTCAAATTTGGCTCAAAGATCTTGAAGAGATAGCTTATGATGCTGAGGATGTTCTGACTGAGTTTTCTTACGAAATGCTCCGACGTCAAGTAGAAATTCAAAATCAATTTATGAAAAAGGTACGCTACTTCTGCTCATTCTCTAGCCCCATCGTGTTCCTTATCAAGATGGCTCAAAAAGTGAGAAATGTCAATATCTCACTAGAAAAATCTAAGAACGATGCAAATAGCTTTGGGCTTATATTGATGTCATCTAAAGATCCAATTTCTCAAATAAGAGCGAGTCGAGAGACCAACTCCGCCAtagatgattcaaaatttggAAGGGAAAATGATGTATTAACTATAGTAAACAAGGTAACTGGCTCATGCAGCAATGGTCTCTCTGTAATTCCTATAGTGGGTATGGGGGGCATCGGGAAGACTACGCTTGCTCAACTAATCTACAATGATGAGCGAGTGAAAGAACATTTTGACGCAAGAATTTGGGTATGTGTATCTGAAAATTTTGATGTCAAACGGATTCTAAAAGAGATTTTGGAATCTCTTACTAATAAAAATGGTGGGATTGAAAATTTGGACACCATCCTTAGAAATATTAAGGATAAGTTGGAAGGGAAAAAATATCTTCTCGTACTAGATGATGTTTGGAATGAAGATGAGAATAAGTGGGAAGATTTCCGAAGTCGTCTGCTGCCATTGAGTTCAAAAAAAGTGGGAAGCAACATTGTTGTGACTACTCGGAGCGACCAAGTGGCTTCAATTATGAAGACACTTAGTCCTCATCACTTGGGGAAACTATCTGAAGAAAATTGTCGGGCGATATTTGAGCAAAAGGCATTTGTAGACGGTGGAGCACTGAAGACTCAAGATTTTATTGATATAGGAAGGGGTATTGTGAAAAAATGTGGGGGCGTGCCACTAGCAGCAAAGGTGCTGGGAGGGATCATGCGTTTTAAGAGGGAGAAGCAAGAGTGGTTGTCCATTTTGGAAAGCGAAAGATGGAATTTACCAGAAAGTGAGGATGGGATCATAGCAGCATTGAAGTTGAGCTTTGACAATTTGCCATCGGCTTCTTTGAAACAATGCTTCGCATACACTGCAATTTTCCCCAAGGATTATGTCATTGAGAGAGTAAAGCTAATCCAACTATGGATGGCTCAAGGATTTCTTGAGTCATCTCAAAAGTGCAGTTTGGTGATGGAAGACAAAGGTAATGAGTACTTCAAAATCCTGTTGCAGAATTCCTTGTTTCAAGATGTTGAAAGGGATGAATATGGGGATATCGAAACATGCAAGATGCATGATCTTGTGCATGACCTTGCACAATCTGTTTCCAAATCTGAAATCCTGGTTTTGGAGGGTGGATATCAGGTGAATGAAATCCCTGCAGTCCGACATTTATCATTGACAGATTATGAAGAAGGGAAGCACATAGTTGGGAAGGACAATGGTAAAAAATTACGCACCTTAATTTTATCAGGGGTTGTTAATGTTTCCGATGAGGTGTTAGTTAACTCAAAATGCTTGAGAGTTTTAGATTTAAGCCGGAGTGATATTAAGGTTCTGCCAGATTCTGTTGGGAAGTTGAAACATTTGAAGTGCCTTGGTATCTCCCGTACTAAAATTGGAAGGTTGCCGGATTCAATTACCAAGCTATACCATCTGCAGACGTTGGATATGGAGTACTGTTATGAGATGCAGGAGCTACCAAAAGAAATGAGAGCATTAATCAACTTGAGACATTTGGGACTTGACCCTATCAATGCAGTGAGAATAATGATGGACGGACCGATTGAGATGAGGCGGTTAATTCATTTGCGGACGTTGCCGGTGTTTGTGGTGGGTCGGGGCAGGGGACGCCGGATTGAAGAGCTGGAACCCTTGAAAGAGCTCAGAGGACAATTATGGATTTGCGATCTACAGCATGTGAGGGGTAAAGAAGAAGCAGAAAAGGCGAAtttgaagggaaagaaaaacattgAAACATTGGTGCTTCAATGGGGTAATGATGATGAGGTTGGGATTGGTGATTATGACGATGAGGTGTTGGAAGGACTGCAACCACACTTAGATCTGAAGCGGCTTATCATTAAAGGATTTTGGGGTATTGCTGTGTCACCATCGTGGATGGCGAAGTTGTTGAATCTTCAGGTGTTGGAGATTGGCAGTTGCCCTAAATTGAAATCCATTCTTTCCCCGAATTTAGAGGGCTTCCCGCCCTTCCTTCGAGAGCTGAAAGTCTACAGGTGTGAAGAATTGACGTCTCTGCAATTCTGTACATCTCTCAAGACATTAAGCATACGGGAGTGCCCAAATCTGGAATCTGTGCCGGCTGATTTACTAAAATTGCACTCCCTCTCAGATTTAAGTATTTGGAAGTGCAAAAGGCTGAGTAGTTTGCCGGAAGGGCTATTGTGCTGCCTCCCCGACTTGAAGAGACTAGAGATCGGATGGTTGAATGAGAAGCTGGATAGTTTCCCCTCACTTCTCTGCAGCACCAACCACGGCCACCACCACTGTCACCACCAATTCCAGCTTGAAGAACTACTTCTGTATGGTTGGCGTAAGCTCAAGTCACTGCCCAACCATGAACATGAACAACTTCTTCTTCCCCGCCTCTCTTCCCTACAATTTCTCGCGATTGAGGAGTTTCGTGGTTTGGAAGCTCTGCCGGGGTTGCTTCCGAAAAATCTTCGACATCTATTTCTTTCGCATTGCAAAATCAACAAGCGTCTGGTGGAATCCGTGCGAAGCGTCGCCAAATCAAGAAACTTGACTGTTGAATACTGGCCTAAGCCCTAA